The Nicotiana tabacum cultivar K326 chromosome 14, ASM71507v2, whole genome shotgun sequence genome contains a region encoding:
- the LOC107776432 gene encoding glucose-6-phosphate/phosphate translocator 2, chloroplastic-like encodes MACSIKQSPLSITPSDFIPKRGFNFNSNLGFLPKIKIQNCDFSTKKPLYISCVTKFGSISRIGTICKAYEADKSQPLDVNIELPKSSEAATQRVKISIYFATWWALNVVFNIYNKKVLNAYPFPWLTSTLSLATGSLIMLVSWVTRIAEFPKTDLEFWKNLFPVAVAHTIGHVAATVSMSKVAVSFTHIIKSGEPAFSVLVSRFFLGETFPLPVYLSLVPIIGGCALSAATELNFNMTGFMGAMISNLAFVFRNIFSKKGMKGKSVSGMNYYACLSIMSLLILTPFAIAMEGPQMWAVGWQNALSQIGPNFVWWVAAQSIFYHLYNQVSYMSLDEISPLTFSIGNTMKRISVIVSSIIIFQTPVRPINALGAAIAILGTFIYSQSKQ; translated from the exons ATGGCTTGTTCTATAAAGCAATCACCTTTATCAATCACACCTTCTGATTTTATTCCCAAAAGGggttttaattttaattcaaATCTTGGATTTTTACCAAAAATAAAGATTCAAAACTGTGATTTTTCAACCAAGAAACCTCTCTACATATCATGTGTTACAAAGTTTGGTTCTATATCAAGAATTGGAACAATATGCAAAGCATATGAAGCTGATAAATCACAGCCTTTGGATGTAAACATTGAGTTACCAAAATCATCAGAGGCTGCTACTCAGAGGGTTAAAATCAGTATATATTTTGCTACGTGGTGGGCTTTGAATGttgtttttaatatatataataagaAAGTTCTTAATGCTTATCCTTTTCCTTGGTTGACTTCTACTCTATCCCTTGCTACTGGCTCGTTGATTATGTTAGTTTCATGGGTTACAAGAATTGCTGAATTCCCAAAAACGGATCTTGAGTTCTGGAAAAATCTGTTTCCG GTTGCAGTTGCTCATACCATTGGACATGTAGCAGCAACTGTTAGTATGTCTAAAGTTGCAGTTTCTTTTACTCATATCATCAAGAGTGGTGAACCGGCTTTTAGCGTATTGGTTTCGAGGTTTTTTCTTGGTGAAACTTTCCCGCTTCCGGTTTATTTGTCGCTTGTGCCAATTATTGGTGGTTGCGCACTTTCAGCTGCTACTGAGCTCAATTTCAACATGACTG GTTTTATGGGGGCGATGATATCAAATCTTGCTTTTGTGTTCCGGAATATATTCTCAAAGAAAGGAATGAAGGGGAAGTCTGTTAGCGGGATGAACTATTATGCGTGTTTGTCCATTATGTCTCTGTTAATTCTTACACCTTTTGCAATTGCTATGGAGGGCCCCCAGATGTGGGCGGTCGGATGGCAAAATGCGCTCTCTCAGATAGGACCCAATTTTGTTTG GTGGGTGGCTGCGCAGAGTATATTCTATCACTTATACAACCAGGTGTCTTACATGTCCTTGGATGAGATTTCTCCGCTTACGTTTAGCATAGGAAATACAATGAAGCGGATATCTGTCATTGTTTCCTCCATCATAATCTTCCAAACACCTGTCCGACCCATCAATGCACTTGGAGCCGCCATTGCAATCCTAGGAACCTTCATTTATTCACAA TCAAAACAATAA